One stretch of Tenacibaculum sp. MAR_2010_89 DNA includes these proteins:
- a CDS encoding NTP transferase domain-containing protein, with protein MDKKHSKHTKLTKKQNDNFAPNEVSILGTKCGIIADLVTTVSNKLSHYNLGYFDASHAKDVPQNNFSEYTFHHEGNLQINTTSPINKYEQRLQFYNHDFVFINGNHYQGAKQILILDDEKEASVKKRLKQLTNIQFIIKLNDNTPYFECLTEKFPNIKNITSYTIDQVDKITNHINSLIQEHIAPIKGLVLIGGKSTRMGTDKSELNYFGKPQKEHVKELLEKCSLPTFFSVQQPSEKDNEIHDVFLNLGPFGGICSAFQQDPNAAWLVMATDIPFVNEEIIKLLLENRDPSKVATAIKGKGKEFPEPLITIYEPKAYGKLLQYLAQGYSCPRKMLINSDVKIVEIKDTFIRNINTPEDFETASQEIKKSV; from the coding sequence ATGGATAAAAAGCATTCAAAACATACCAAACTAACTAAAAAACAAAACGATAATTTTGCTCCTAATGAAGTATCTATTTTGGGAACAAAATGTGGTATTATAGCTGATTTAGTGACTACAGTTTCAAACAAACTATCACATTATAATCTTGGATATTTTGATGCTTCACATGCTAAAGATGTTCCACAAAATAATTTCTCTGAGTATACCTTTCATCATGAAGGAAACCTTCAAATAAATACAACTTCTCCCATAAATAAATACGAACAACGATTACAGTTTTACAATCATGATTTCGTGTTTATTAACGGAAATCATTATCAAGGTGCTAAACAAATTTTAATTTTAGACGATGAAAAAGAAGCTTCAGTAAAAAAACGCTTAAAACAACTAACAAACATTCAATTCATCATAAAATTAAATGATAACACTCCATATTTTGAATGTTTGACAGAGAAGTTTCCAAATATTAAAAACATAACTTCATACACAATTGATCAGGTTGATAAAATCACAAATCATATAAACAGTTTAATTCAAGAACATATTGCTCCTATAAAAGGTTTAGTGTTAATTGGAGGAAAAAGTACTAGAATGGGTACTGATAAATCTGAATTAAATTACTTTGGGAAACCTCAAAAAGAGCATGTAAAAGAACTCTTAGAAAAATGCTCTTTACCAACTTTTTTCTCTGTTCAGCAACCTTCAGAAAAAGACAATGAAATTCATGATGTATTTTTAAATCTAGGTCCTTTTGGTGGAATTTGCTCTGCTTTTCAACAAGACCCTAACGCAGCATGGTTAGTGATGGCTACTGATATTCCTTTTGTAAATGAAGAAATTATTAAACTTTTATTAGAAAACAGAGATCCTAGTAAAGTAGCAACTGCTATTAAAGGAAAAGGGAAAGAATTTCCAGAACCATTAATTACCATATATGAGCCTAAAGCTTACGGAAAATTATTACAGTATTTAGCACAAGGATATTCTTGCCCTCGTAAAATGCTCATTAATTCTGATGTTAAAATTGTAGAAATTAAAGATACTTTTATCAGAAACATCAATACTCCTGAAGATTTTGAAACTGCTTCTCAAGAAATTAAAAAGAGTGTGTAA
- a CDS encoding DUF1835 domain-containing protein, producing MNNVLHIFCNNKALTIFKNSSIEGSTIFFDENLIEGPLTKDVFSDNFWSERYSYFETKHQKMRIDYFDATIKPILQLEDLSIYSEVTLWLDYTKLSQINLMALGCFLAQHFSKNTQYFLVCSGKHKGKKELQKLTNYTSEEFSILYGYKVKITLPNLEFLKNCWDAYVTKNTLFNYGEFSNKFRYLQDSLNN from the coding sequence ATGAATAACGTATTACACATTTTTTGTAATAATAAAGCATTAACAATTTTCAAAAACTCTTCTATTGAAGGAAGTACCATTTTTTTTGATGAAAATTTAATCGAAGGACCTTTAACCAAAGATGTTTTTTCCGATAACTTTTGGTCTGAACGTTATTCTTATTTTGAAACCAAGCATCAAAAAATGAGAATAGATTATTTTGACGCTACTATAAAACCTATTTTACAATTAGAAGACCTAAGCATATATTCTGAAGTAACACTATGGTTAGATTATACTAAATTATCTCAAATTAATTTAATGGCTTTAGGTTGTTTTTTAGCACAACATTTTTCTAAAAATACTCAATATTTTCTAGTGTGCTCTGGTAAACATAAAGGTAAAAAAGAGTTACAAAAATTAACAAACTATACTTCGGAAGAGTTTTCTATTCTTTATGGCTATAAAGTAAAAATTACATTGCCAAATTTAGAGTTTCTAAAAAACTGTTGGGATGCTTATGTAACAAAAAACACTCTTTTTAACTATGGTGAGTTCTCTAATAAGTTTAGATACCTACAAGATTCTTTAAATAATTAA
- the pth gene encoding aminoacyl-tRNA hydrolase produces MKKFLIVGLGNIGEKYHDTRHNIGFKIVDAFVKEHQESFETDKLGDIAKLKIKGKTVIVLKPSTYMNLSGKAVVYWMKKENIKVENLLVITDDLNIDFGKLRIKGKGSSGGHNGLKDIQDKFNTGAYPRFRFGVGADYGKGRQVDFVLGNWSKEEESAMIERIPTSVNAVTSFINAGLANTMNEFNGK; encoded by the coding sequence ATGAAAAAATTTTTAATTGTTGGTTTAGGTAATATTGGTGAAAAATACCATGATACTCGTCATAATATAGGATTCAAAATTGTTGATGCCTTTGTAAAAGAGCATCAAGAGAGCTTTGAAACTGATAAATTAGGTGATATAGCCAAATTAAAAATTAAAGGTAAAACTGTTATTGTTTTAAAGCCTAGTACCTATATGAACTTAAGTGGAAAAGCTGTTGTTTATTGGATGAAAAAAGAAAATATTAAAGTTGAAAATTTACTGGTTATTACAGATGATTTAAATATTGATTTTGGTAAACTTCGTATTAAAGGAAAAGGTAGCTCTGGAGGTCATAATGGTTTAAAAGATATTCAAGATAAGTTTAATACCGGAGCATATCCTCGTTTTCGTTTTGGAGTAGGTGCCGACTATGGAAAAGGTCGCCAAGTTGATTTTGTATTAGGAAACTGGAGTAAAGAAGAAGAAAGCGCAATGATAGAGCGTATACCCACCTCAGTTAACGCAGTAACTTCTTTTATAAATGCAGGATTAGCTAATACTATGAATGAATTTAATGGTAAATAA
- the moaC gene encoding cyclic pyranopterin monophosphate synthase MoaC, whose amino-acid sequence MSNFSHINEKNNPKMVNVSDKKITKRTAIAKATMFLGEEIISHFNTNELTTKKGPVFQTAIIAGIQAVKKTSDIIPMCHPLLINGVDIDINIVDKEQVEVFCKVTIEGKTGVEMEALTGASATCLTIYDMCKAISQEMIIKEIKLVEKTGGKSDIKNG is encoded by the coding sequence GTGAGCAATTTTTCCCATATAAACGAAAAAAACAATCCTAAAATGGTGAATGTTTCTGATAAAAAAATCACGAAACGAACAGCTATTGCAAAAGCTACCATGTTTTTAGGTGAAGAAATTATTAGTCATTTTAATACCAATGAATTAACAACTAAAAAAGGTCCAGTTTTTCAAACAGCCATCATTGCTGGAATTCAGGCAGTAAAAAAAACGTCAGATATTATTCCTATGTGTCATCCGTTGTTGATTAATGGGGTTGACATTGACATCAATATTGTAGATAAAGAACAAGTAGAAGTATTTTGTAAAGTAACTATTGAAGGAAAAACAGGTGTTGAAATGGAAGCGCTTACTGGAGCATCAGCTACATGTTTAACCATTTATGATATGTGTAAAGCTATTAGTCAGGAAATGATAATAAAAGAAATTAAATTAGTAGAAAAAACAGGAGGTAAATCAGATATTAAAAATGGATAA
- a CDS encoding 50S ribosomal protein L25/general stress protein Ctc — protein sequence MKSITINGSQRESVGKVATKALRNAGKVPCVLYGGDKPVHFSAEELSFKSLVFTPNVYTATIELGGTSYNAVLQDIQFHPVTDKIIHVDFYQLFDDKAVTMEIPVRLVGTSKGVMVGGALRHNLRKLRVKAIPANLPDFIEADITELEIGNKLYVTELKNEKYTFLHPENTVVAQVRMSRNASKAASEEEATEE from the coding sequence ATGAAATCAATTACAATCAATGGATCTCAAAGAGAAAGCGTAGGTAAAGTAGCAACTAAAGCCTTACGTAATGCTGGAAAGGTTCCTTGCGTATTATACGGAGGAGACAAACCTGTACACTTTTCAGCAGAAGAATTATCTTTCAAAAGTTTAGTGTTTACTCCAAATGTATATACTGCAACGATTGAATTAGGTGGAACATCTTATAACGCAGTTTTACAAGATATTCAGTTTCATCCTGTAACAGATAAAATTATACACGTAGATTTTTATCAACTTTTCGATGATAAAGCTGTAACTATGGAAATTCCTGTACGTTTAGTAGGTACTTCTAAAGGTGTTATGGTAGGTGGTGCTTTACGTCATAACTTACGTAAATTAAGAGTAAAAGCTATACCAGCTAACTTACCTGATTTTATTGAAGCTGATATTACTGAATTAGAAATTGGTAATAAATTATATGTTACTGAATTAAAGAATGAAAAATATACATTCTTACATCCAGAAAACACTGTGGTAGCTCAAGTACGTATGTCTCGTAATGCATCTAAAGCTGCTTCTGAAGAAGAAGCAACAGAAGAATAA
- a CDS encoding 6-carboxytetrahydropterin synthase, translating into MANIRITKQFSFETGHALYGYDGKCKNVHGHSYKLSVTVIGEPISDTSNVKYGMVIDFGDLKKIVKEDIVDVFDHATVFNKNTPHVELAKELQDRGHHVILVDYQPTSEMMIIDFASKIKKRLPGNIKLHSLKLQETDTSFAEWHASDN; encoded by the coding sequence GTGGCTAATATTAGAATTACAAAGCAATTTAGTTTCGAAACAGGACATGCATTATATGGTTATGATGGTAAGTGTAAAAACGTTCATGGTCATAGTTATAAACTTTCTGTAACTGTTATAGGTGAACCTATTAGTGATACTTCAAATGTTAAATACGGAATGGTAATTGACTTTGGTGATTTAAAAAAAATTGTAAAAGAAGATATTGTTGATGTATTTGACCATGCAACGGTATTTAATAAAAACACACCGCACGTAGAGTTAGCTAAAGAATTACAAGATAGAGGACATCATGTAATTTTAGTTGATTATCAACCTACAAGTGAAATGATGATTATTGATTTCGCTAGTAAAATTAAAAAGCGTCTTCCTGGGAATATAAAATTACATTCTTTAAAGCTACAAGAAACAGATACTAGTTTTGCAGAATGGCACGCTAGTGATAATTAA
- a CDS encoding molybdopterin molybdotransferase MoeA has protein sequence MISVEEAKHIILENTQNFGIEEIPFIQSVGRILKENIVADRDFPPFNRVAMDGIAINYRFFKEGIHDFKIEGVQPAGSIQETLKNAANCYEVMTGATLPNNVDTVIRYEDLQITNGTATIIVDAIKEGQNIHKQGSDKLQGDLLIKENTCISPAEIGVLATVGKATVKVARRPKVMIVSTGDELVEVDKNPLAHQIRRSNVYTLVSLLEKLNIPSETAHIADEKPVLKEKIATFLQEYDVLLFSGAVSKGKFDFLPEVLEELKVEKLFHKVAQRPGKPFWFGRSGALANTKSTVVFAFPGNPISTYVNCMVYFYDWYYTSVGIKPKKETAILAEDVNFKPNLTYFLQVKLSYRFGHLIATPIKGNGSGDLASLVSTDGFIEIPKTEETEFKKGSVFPVIKYR, from the coding sequence ATGATTTCTGTAGAAGAAGCAAAACATATAATTTTAGAAAACACACAAAATTTTGGAATTGAAGAAATTCCTTTTATACAGTCAGTTGGTAGAATCTTAAAAGAAAATATTGTTGCCGATAGAGATTTCCCACCATTCAATCGTGTGGCTATGGATGGTATTGCTATCAATTATCGTTTTTTTAAAGAAGGAATTCATGATTTTAAAATAGAAGGAGTTCAACCAGCTGGTAGTATACAAGAAACACTTAAAAATGCAGCCAATTGTTACGAAGTAATGACTGGTGCTACCTTACCTAATAATGTTGATACAGTAATTAGATATGAAGATCTACAAATAACTAATGGTACAGCAACAATTATTGTAGATGCTATCAAAGAAGGGCAAAACATACACAAACAAGGTTCTGATAAACTACAAGGCGATTTATTAATTAAAGAAAACACATGTATTTCTCCTGCTGAAATTGGAGTTTTAGCAACTGTAGGTAAAGCTACCGTAAAAGTAGCTAGACGTCCTAAGGTGATGATTGTTTCTACTGGTGATGAATTAGTTGAAGTAGATAAAAATCCGTTAGCTCATCAAATTCGAAGAAGTAATGTGTACACCTTAGTTTCTTTGTTAGAAAAATTAAATATTCCTTCAGAAACAGCTCACATAGCAGATGAAAAACCTGTTCTAAAAGAAAAAATAGCCACCTTTTTACAAGAATATGATGTACTTCTTTTTAGCGGTGCTGTTAGTAAAGGAAAATTCGATTTTCTACCTGAAGTTTTAGAAGAGTTAAAAGTTGAAAAACTGTTTCATAAAGTGGCACAACGCCCAGGAAAACCATTCTGGTTCGGACGCTCAGGTGCTTTGGCTAATACAAAAAGTACGGTTGTTTTTGCTTTCCCTGGAAATCCTATTTCAACTTATGTAAATTGTATGGTTTATTTTTATGATTGGTATTATACATCTGTAGGTATTAAACCCAAAAAAGAAACGGCAATTCTTGCTGAAGATGTAAATTTTAAACCCAACCTAACGTATTTTTTACAAGTTAAATTAAGCTATCGTTTTGGTCATTTAATAGCAACTCCTATAAAAGGAAACGGCTCAGGTGATTTAGCTAGTTTAGTTTCAACAGATGGATTTATTGAAATTCCAAAAACAGAAGAAACTGAGTTTAAAAAAGGTAGTGTTTTTCCAGTAATTAAATATAGATAG
- a CDS encoding ribose-phosphate pyrophosphokinase, whose protein sequence is MPTNQLTPKIFACSQSTELAEKIAKSFGTELGNVKISRFSDGEFQPAFEESVRGRRIFIVGSTFPNADNLMEMLLMLDAAKRASARHITAVIPYFGWARQDRKDKPRVAIGAKLVAKLLEEAGATRIMTMDLHADQIQGFFEKPVDHLYASSIFLPYVKSLKLDNLTVASPDMGGSKRAYAYSKYLESDVVICYKQRKKANVISHMELIGDVKGKNVILVDDMIDTGGTLAKAADLMMERGAISVRALCTHPILSGEAYERIQNSKLTELIVSDTIPLKKNVSKIKSVSCATLFADVMHKVQDNTSISDEFLM, encoded by the coding sequence ATGCCTACAAATCAATTAACTCCTAAAATATTCGCTTGTTCTCAAAGTACAGAGCTAGCAGAAAAGATTGCTAAAAGTTTTGGAACTGAACTAGGAAATGTAAAAATATCACGTTTTAGTGATGGAGAGTTTCAACCTGCTTTTGAAGAATCAGTAAGAGGAAGACGTATTTTTATAGTAGGGTCTACTTTTCCTAATGCTGACAATTTAATGGAAATGTTATTAATGCTTGATGCTGCGAAGCGTGCATCTGCAAGACATATAACAGCCGTAATACCTTATTTTGGATGGGCTCGTCAGGATAGAAAAGACAAACCAAGAGTAGCAATAGGAGCAAAATTAGTAGCAAAACTTTTAGAAGAAGCTGGTGCTACAAGAATTATGACAATGGATTTACATGCCGATCAAATTCAAGGTTTCTTTGAAAAACCAGTTGATCATTTATATGCATCATCTATATTCTTACCTTATGTAAAAAGTTTAAAATTAGATAACTTAACTGTTGCATCTCCTGATATGGGTGGTTCAAAAAGAGCTTATGCATATTCTAAATACTTAGAAAGTGATGTTGTTATCTGTTATAAACAACGTAAAAAAGCCAATGTAATTTCTCATATGGAATTAATTGGTGATGTAAAAGGTAAAAACGTTATTCTTGTTGACGATATGATTGACACAGGAGGAACTCTTGCAAAAGCCGCAGATTTAATGATGGAACGAGGAGCTATAAGTGTTCGTGCTCTTTGTACACACCCTATACTTTCTGGTGAAGCTTACGAAAGAATACAAAACTCTAAATTAACAGAGTTAATTGTTTCAGATACAATTCCTTTAAAAAAGAATGTATCTAAAATAAAAAGTGTATCTTGCGCCACTTTATTCGCAGATGTAATGCATAAAGTGCAAGATAATACATCAATAAGCGATGAATTTTTAATGTAA
- the katG gene encoding catalase/peroxidase HPI translates to MKKFYLVVAASSLLFACSSGENHSEVKEKGKCPFGFDKGHKKEQISQKKSNKDWWPNKLDLDVLAQNSALSNPMKKQFNYAEEFNKLDYAQLKKDLTKLMTESQDWWPADYGHYGPLFIRMAWHSAGTYRTGDGRGGTRMGLQRFAPQNSWPDNGNLDKARRLLWPIKQKYGKKISWADLMILTGNVAIESMGLKTIGFAGGREDVWEPQKDVYWGSESGWLESRRLNKEGKLDLDIENPLAAVQMGLIYVNPEGPNGKPDPVASAKNIRISFARMGMNDEETVALIAGGHTFGKTHGAGPAENVGTSPEAAGIEEQGLGWKSSYKTGKGKDAITSGLEVIWTPTPTRWSHAFLNTLFDNEWELTKSPAGAHQWSAKGVGEVFPDAFDKNKRHRPTMLTSDLALKFDPDYKKVCQKFLENPLSFDEAFAKAWFKLTHRDMGPKSTYLGSEIPKENFIWQDPIPTRKDKLITKSEIKILKKEILNSGIPHNLLVETAWASASTYRGSDRRGGANGARIRLEPQINWESNNPAQLKKVLGVYKKIQSEFNNTSRKVSIADLIVLGGSLAVEEGAKKAGFSVEVPFNPGRMDATQEQTDVTSFAVLEPMADGFRNYQKKKYTLTTEELLVDKAQLLTLTAPEMTVLVGGMRALNVSYDASTKGILTKTPGVLTNDFFVNLLDMGTYWTPISEEKMELEGKDRKTNAVKWKATRADLIFGSNSELRGLAEVYASNDAKEKFITDFIAAWVKVMNLDRFDLK, encoded by the coding sequence ATGAAAAAATTTTATTTAGTAGTAGCAGCAAGTTCTTTACTTTTCGCTTGCAGCAGTGGTGAAAACCATAGTGAAGTAAAAGAAAAAGGAAAGTGCCCTTTTGGTTTTGATAAAGGACATAAAAAAGAGCAAATTTCACAAAAGAAGTCTAATAAAGATTGGTGGCCTAACAAATTGGATTTAGATGTTCTAGCACAAAACTCAGCATTATCAAATCCAATGAAAAAACAGTTTAATTATGCTGAAGAATTTAACAAACTAGATTACGCGCAATTAAAAAAGGACCTTACAAAGTTAATGACTGAATCTCAAGATTGGTGGCCAGCAGATTATGGTCATTATGGACCATTATTTATACGTATGGCTTGGCATAGTGCAGGAACTTATCGTACAGGTGATGGAAGAGGAGGTACACGTATGGGACTTCAACGTTTTGCTCCTCAAAATAGTTGGCCTGATAATGGTAATTTAGATAAAGCTAGAAGGTTATTGTGGCCTATAAAACAGAAATATGGTAAAAAAATTTCTTGGGCAGATTTAATGATTTTAACAGGAAATGTAGCTATTGAATCGATGGGATTAAAAACGATTGGTTTTGCAGGAGGAAGAGAAGATGTATGGGAACCTCAAAAGGATGTGTATTGGGGATCAGAATCAGGATGGTTAGAAAGTAGAAGACTGAATAAAGAAGGAAAGTTAGATCTAGATATTGAAAATCCTTTGGCAGCTGTACAAATGGGATTAATTTACGTAAACCCAGAAGGGCCAAATGGAAAACCTGATCCAGTTGCTTCTGCTAAAAACATACGTATATCTTTTGCTAGGATGGGGATGAATGATGAAGAAACAGTTGCTTTAATTGCTGGAGGTCATACTTTTGGAAAAACGCATGGAGCTGGACCTGCAGAAAATGTAGGAACTTCTCCTGAAGCAGCTGGTATTGAAGAACAAGGATTAGGGTGGAAAAGTAGTTATAAAACAGGAAAAGGTAAAGATGCTATTACTTCTGGTTTAGAAGTTATTTGGACCCCGACACCAACAAGATGGAGTCATGCTTTTTTAAATACATTATTTGATAACGAATGGGAATTAACTAAAAGTCCTGCTGGTGCACATCAATGGTCTGCAAAAGGTGTTGGAGAAGTTTTTCCTGATGCTTTTGATAAAAACAAAAGACATAGACCTACCATGTTAACTTCAGATTTAGCACTGAAATTTGATCCTGATTATAAAAAAGTATGTCAAAAATTTTTAGAAAACCCTTTATCTTTTGATGAAGCATTTGCAAAAGCTTGGTTTAAACTTACACATAGAGATATGGGACCAAAATCAACGTATTTAGGTTCTGAAATTCCTAAAGAGAATTTTATTTGGCAAGACCCAATTCCAACACGAAAGGATAAATTAATTACAAAATCTGAAATTAAAATACTTAAAAAAGAAATTCTTAATTCTGGAATTCCTCATAATCTGTTGGTAGAAACAGCATGGGCATCGGCTTCTACTTACAGAGGGTCAGATAGAAGAGGTGGTGCTAACGGTGCTCGTATTCGTTTAGAGCCACAAATTAATTGGGAAAGTAATAATCCAGCTCAATTAAAAAAGGTGTTAGGTGTTTATAAAAAAATACAATCTGAATTTAACAATACATCTAGAAAGGTTTCTATTGCCGATTTAATTGTTTTAGGAGGTTCACTAGCAGTAGAAGAAGGTGCTAAAAAAGCAGGGTTCTCAGTAGAAGTTCCTTTTAATCCTGGAAGAATGGATGCTACACAAGAACAAACAGATGTTACTTCATTTGCTGTTTTAGAACCAATGGCAGATGGATTTAGAAATTATCAGAAGAAAAAATATACACTTACAACCGAAGAGTTGTTAGTAGATAAAGCGCAGTTATTAACTTTAACAGCTCCTGAAATGACAGTTTTAGTTGGAGGAATGCGTGCATTAAATGTAAGTTATGATGCTTCAACTAAAGGAATTCTTACTAAGACACCAGGTGTTTTAACAAATGATTTTTTTGTAAACCTTTTAGATATGGGTACTTATTGGACTCCTATTTCTGAAGAGAAAATGGAATTAGAAGGTAAAGACAGAAAAACAAATGCTGTTAAATGGAAAGCTACTAGAGCTGATTTAATTTTTGGATCTAACTCTGAGTTAAGAGGTTTAGCAGAAGTGTATGCAAGTAATGATGCTAAAGAAAAATTTATTACTGATTTTATTGCTGCTTGGGTTAAAGTAATGAACTTAGATAGGTTTGATTTGAAATAA